A section of the Streptomyces sp. CG1 genome encodes:
- a CDS encoding isoprenylcysteine carboxylmethyltransferase family protein: MRKAAAVLGSTLFLVLAAGCAAVLVPWWLTGGWRTGHWWPALRLLGLLPLAAGTAVILEAYARFALEGLGTPAPVAPPARLVISGPYRYVRNPIYIAVVAVLAGQGLLLARPVLFVYAAGAWAVIWAFVHWYEEPGLLRRFGADYERYRRAVPPWWPRRTPWPGP; encoded by the coding sequence GTGCGCAAGGCGGCGGCGGTGCTCGGCAGCACCCTGTTCCTGGTTCTGGCGGCGGGTTGCGCGGCGGTGCTGGTGCCGTGGTGGCTGACCGGCGGCTGGCGGACCGGCCACTGGTGGCCGGCGCTGCGGCTGCTCGGACTGCTCCCCCTGGCGGCCGGTACGGCCGTGATCCTGGAGGCCTACGCCCGGTTCGCCCTGGAGGGGCTCGGCACACCGGCGCCGGTCGCACCGCCCGCACGGCTGGTGATCAGCGGCCCGTACCGGTACGTGCGCAATCCGATCTACATCGCGGTCGTCGCCGTACTCGCCGGGCAGGGCCTGCTGCTCGCCCGCCCGGTGCTGTTCGTCTATGCCGCCGGCGCCTGGGCGGTGATCTGGGCCTTCGTCCACTGGTACGAGGAGCCGGGGCTGCTGCGCCGGTTCGGGGCCGACTACGAGCGCTACCGGCGGGCGGTGCCGCCCTGGTGGCCCCGGCGAACTCCTTGGCCGGGCCCCTGA
- a CDS encoding SRPBCC family protein: protein MPVDLTGTYLTLDDGRPAVRFSRTYDHPVDRVWRFVTDPDELEQWFPFRAEMELRPGGTIRFTGDPNMPDFTGRMIAVDPPRHLSFEWGGDELRFDLEAVGEQHTRFTLTNVLAEPNTAARNGAGWEVCLTALDARAHGERFEGPHTGLNAPWKRFYDAYIGAGVPAGAPIPGLD from the coding sequence ATGCCCGTCGACCTCACCGGCACCTATCTGACCCTGGACGACGGCCGTCCCGCCGTCCGGTTCAGCCGCACCTACGACCACCCGGTGGACCGCGTCTGGCGGTTCGTCACGGATCCCGACGAACTGGAGCAGTGGTTCCCCTTCCGCGCCGAGATGGAGCTGCGTCCCGGAGGCACCATCCGTTTCACCGGCGACCCGAACATGCCCGACTTCACGGGCCGCATGATCGCCGTCGACCCGCCCCGGCACCTGTCCTTCGAGTGGGGCGGCGACGAACTCCGCTTCGACCTGGAAGCCGTCGGCGAACAGCACACCCGGTTCACGCTCACCAACGTCCTCGCCGAGCCGAACACCGCCGCCCGCAACGGCGCCGGCTGGGAGGTATGCCTCACCGCCCTCGACGCCAGGGCCCACGGCGAACGCTTCGAGGGCCCGCACACCGGGCTGAACGCACCCTGGAAGCGGTTCTACGACGCCTACATCGGCGCAGGCGTACCTGCCGGCGCGCCCATTCCGGGCCTGGACTGA
- a CDS encoding MFS transporter encodes MPQKTLAEGSRAGAAAIEHKAASPKRWWILAVIALAQLMVVLDATIVNIALPSAQTDLGFSDGNRQWIVTAYALAFASLLLLGGRIADLFGRKPAFLVGVVGFAAASALGGAANGFTMLVVARALQGAFGALLAPAALSLLNTTFTDARERARAFSVYGAIAGAGGAVGLLLGGVLTDALDWRWTLYVNVAIAVVAFAGGWILLGNHRDAANAKLDVPGTVLVAAGLFTLVYGFSNAETHDWGSLLTWGFLVAGGALLAAFAWWQTRAAHPLLPLRILLDRNRAASYLAVLITGAGMFGVFLFLTYYLQLNLGFSPTKTGVAFLPMVGALMVTAQVGTTVLLPRLGPKAVIPLGFAIATAGMAWLTGIGLGSHYLSAVLPQLIVIGVGLGMVMPPAMQLATGGVAAEDAGVASATVNAMQQVGGSIGTALLNTLAASAATDYLSGRDATSRLVRAQATIESYTTAFWWSAGFFAAGALIALALYRRGVPQQDAEAAPVVHM; translated from the coding sequence GTGCCCCAGAAGACCCTTGCCGAAGGCTCCCGAGCGGGGGCCGCGGCGATCGAGCACAAGGCGGCGTCGCCGAAGCGGTGGTGGATCCTCGCGGTCATCGCGCTCGCCCAGCTGATGGTCGTCCTCGACGCGACGATCGTGAACATCGCCCTGCCGTCCGCTCAGACCGACCTCGGCTTCTCCGACGGCAACCGGCAGTGGATCGTGACGGCGTACGCCCTGGCCTTCGCCTCCCTGCTGCTGCTCGGCGGGCGCATAGCGGACCTCTTCGGGCGCAAGCCCGCCTTCCTCGTCGGCGTCGTCGGCTTCGCCGCGGCCTCGGCGCTGGGCGGCGCCGCGAACGGCTTCACCATGCTGGTCGTCGCGCGTGCCCTGCAGGGAGCCTTCGGCGCGCTCCTCGCACCCGCCGCGCTGTCGCTGCTCAACACCACGTTCACGGACGCCCGGGAACGGGCGCGTGCCTTCAGCGTGTACGGCGCCATCGCCGGTGCCGGCGGCGCCGTGGGCCTGCTGCTCGGCGGTGTGCTGACCGACGCGCTCGACTGGCGCTGGACCCTGTATGTGAACGTGGCCATCGCGGTCGTCGCCTTCGCGGGCGGCTGGATCCTGCTCGGCAACCACCGCGACGCGGCGAACGCCAAGCTGGACGTGCCGGGCACGGTCCTCGTCGCCGCCGGTCTGTTCACCCTGGTCTACGGCTTCTCCAACGCCGAGACCCACGACTGGGGTTCGCTGCTGACCTGGGGCTTCCTGGTCGCAGGCGGTGCGCTCCTGGCGGCCTTCGCCTGGTGGCAGACCCGGGCCGCGCACCCGCTGCTGCCACTGCGCATCCTGCTCGACCGCAACCGCGCGGCCTCCTACCTCGCGGTGCTGATCACCGGCGCGGGCATGTTCGGCGTGTTCCTCTTCCTGACCTACTACCTCCAGCTCAACCTCGGCTTCAGCCCGACGAAGACGGGTGTGGCGTTCCTGCCGATGGTCGGCGCGCTGATGGTGACCGCGCAGGTGGGCACCACGGTGCTGCTGCCCCGCCTCGGCCCGAAGGCGGTCATCCCGCTGGGCTTCGCGATCGCCACGGCCGGCATGGCCTGGCTGACCGGCATCGGCCTCGGCTCGCACTACCTGAGCGCGGTGCTGCCCCAGCTGATCGTGATCGGCGTGGGCCTCGGCATGGTCATGCCGCCGGCCATGCAGCTGGCCACCGGCGGGGTCGCGGCGGAGGACGCGGGCGTGGCCTCCGCGACCGTCAACGCCATGCAGCAGGTGGGCGGTTCGATCGGTACGGCCCTGCTGAACACGCTCGCGGCGAGCGCCGCCACCGACTACCTGTCCGGCCGCGACGCCACCAGCAGGCTGGTGCGGGCGCAGGCGACGATCGAGAGCTACACGACCGCGTTCTGGTGGTCCGCGGGCTTCTTCGCCGCCGGCGCGCTGATCGCCCTCGCGCTCTACCGGCGCGGGGTGCCGCAGCAGGACGCGGAGGCCGCTCCGGTCGTCCATATGTGA
- a CDS encoding subtilase-type protease inhibitor, with product MRNTARWAAALGLAAVAVCGPLTGAAVAATSVAPSSLYAPSALVLTTAHGSDAATATPERAVTLTCAPTASGTHPAAAQACAELSGTGGDFAALKASPGVWCTDLYNPVVVTVQGVWQGKRVAYERTFGNTCMRDATGNGVFAF from the coding sequence ATGCGGAACACCGCGCGCTGGGCAGCGGCCCTCGGCCTTGCTGCCGTCGCCGTCTGCGGACCCCTGACCGGGGCCGCCGTCGCTGCAACCAGTGTCGCCCCGTCGTCGCTCTACGCCCCCTCGGCGCTGGTCCTCACGACCGCCCACGGCAGCGACGCGGCCACGGCCACTCCGGAACGCGCTGTCACCCTGACCTGCGCGCCCACGGCCTCCGGCACCCACCCGGCCGCAGCCCAGGCCTGCGCCGAACTGAGCGGCACCGGCGGCGACTTCGCCGCCCTGAAGGCCAGCCCGGGTGTGTGGTGCACCGACTTGTACAACCCGGTCGTCGTCACCGTACAGGGTGTCTGGCAGGGCAAGCGCGTCGCGTACGAGCGCACATTCGGCAACACGTGCATGCGGGACGCGACGGGCAACGGCGTCTTCGCCTTCTAA
- a CDS encoding ArsR/SmtB family transcription factor — protein MSDAALWSALADPHRRAIVALLRERPRPVGEIVETCGLSQPSTSKHLKVLREAGLVRVRQDAQRRVYALDPAPIAALDAWLEPYRRLWNSSLDALGRRLDETSDDTGHPPPPKD, from the coding sequence ATGTCCGATGCAGCGCTGTGGTCCGCCCTCGCCGACCCCCACCGGCGGGCGATCGTCGCGCTCCTGCGGGAACGCCCCCGGCCCGTCGGGGAGATCGTCGAGACCTGCGGACTGAGCCAGCCGAGCACGTCCAAGCATCTGAAGGTGCTCCGGGAAGCGGGCCTGGTCCGGGTCAGACAGGACGCACAGCGCCGTGTCTACGCCCTCGACCCGGCGCCGATCGCCGCGCTCGACGCCTGGCTGGAGCCCTATCGCCGGCTGTGGAACAGCAGCCTGGACGCCCTGGGCCGGCGCCTCGACGAGACGTCGGACGACACCGGACACCCCCCACCACCGAAGGACTGA